One region of Glutamicibacter sp. B1 genomic DNA includes:
- a CDS encoding glycosyltransferase family 4 protein, which translates to MKVAIVAESFLPHFNGVTNSILKTLDHLALTGHDAVVITPAGSLAGELTGHGVPRQYKGFAIRTVPSMPLASYPEVRVATTSVSRIRKILARERVDVVHLASPFILGWQGLRAAQELNLPTVALYQTEVPSYAERYKMPWLTQRLWDHVRAIHTAADLSLVPSTFSYRQLQDLGIDRLKISGRGVDTEQFTPRRRSEQFRQAVAPNGEVIIGYVGRLAAEKQVADLKALADLKNTRLVIVGSGPLESELRALLPAAHFTGFLSGERLAEVMASMDVFVHPGSSETFCQTIQEAMACSVPVVAVGRGGPLDLVDSSRTGWLYQPGNLNELRNRVSDLVYDDAKRLAFASAALTSVQDRSWFSIGEQLLDHYRQVRMARVSR; encoded by the coding sequence GTGAAGGTTGCTATCGTTGCTGAATCGTTCCTGCCCCACTTCAATGGGGTTACCAACTCTATTCTCAAGACGCTGGACCACTTAGCGCTCACCGGTCACGACGCGGTGGTCATTACGCCAGCAGGTTCTTTGGCTGGCGAATTGACGGGGCATGGTGTGCCTCGACAGTACAAAGGTTTCGCGATCCGTACTGTGCCCTCAATGCCCCTAGCAAGCTATCCGGAAGTCCGGGTAGCAACCACTAGTGTTAGCCGAATCCGCAAGATTCTCGCCCGTGAACGGGTGGATGTCGTCCATTTGGCCAGCCCGTTTATCCTGGGTTGGCAAGGATTGCGTGCTGCCCAAGAACTGAACCTACCTACGGTGGCGCTATACCAAACTGAAGTTCCAAGTTATGCAGAGCGATACAAGATGCCTTGGCTTACTCAGCGCCTGTGGGACCACGTTCGTGCCATCCACACTGCAGCAGATTTGTCGCTGGTCCCTAGTACTTTCTCTTATCGCCAGTTGCAGGACCTGGGTATTGACCGTTTGAAGATCTCAGGCAGGGGAGTGGACACCGAACAGTTCACCCCGCGTCGGCGAAGTGAACAGTTCCGACAGGCCGTGGCACCCAATGGTGAGGTAATCATCGGCTACGTAGGACGCCTTGCCGCCGAGAAGCAGGTAGCTGATCTCAAGGCCTTAGCGGATCTGAAGAACACCAGACTGGTTATCGTTGGTTCTGGGCCGTTAGAAAGCGAACTGCGGGCTTTGCTTCCCGCTGCGCACTTCACCGGTTTCCTTTCGGGTGAACGTTTGGCAGAGGTTATGGCTTCCATGGATGTCTTTGTCCACCCTGGATCTTCGGAGACGTTCTGCCAGACGATTCAGGAAGCCATGGCCTGTTCGGTTCCCGTGGTCGCTGTCGGTCGCGGCGGGCCATTGGACCTGGTGGATTCTTCGCGTACCGGATGGCTCTATCAGCCCGGAAACCTTAATGAACTTCGCAACCGGGTCAGTGACCTAGTTTACGACGATGCCAAACGCCTGGCATTTGCCAGCGCCGCTTTGACTAGTGTTCAGGACCGATCATGGTTCAGTATCGGTGAACAGCTACTCGATCATTACCGTCAGGTGCGGATGGCACGCGTCAGTCGCTAA
- a CDS encoding bile acid:sodium symporter family protein, protein MFNENSGEVREDADTAKIEKDSRIAVLLFPALILLGGLCGMLFPQAFLGLTGWINPLLMVIMFCMGLTLTLPDFALIFKNPLPVLGGVVAQFVIMPAMGWLVATVLHLEPALAAGLILVGCAPGGTASNVVSYLARGNVALSVAMTSVSTLIAPVLTPLLALWLAGQYMPVDAGSMAVSVVQIVLIPVVLGLVLRMLLNSLVLKVNALLPWVSVLAITFVVTIIIAGSAQAILSAGLLVLVAVILHNGLGLLLGYGAGVLLRVPDDARRTMAIEVGMQNSGLAGGLAKQYFSPEAALPAAVFSVWHNLSGAMVAAYWRRKKAE, encoded by the coding sequence GTGTTTAACGAAAATTCCGGCGAGGTACGCGAAGACGCGGACACCGCAAAGATTGAAAAAGACTCACGCATTGCCGTACTACTCTTCCCAGCGTTGATCCTTCTCGGCGGGCTATGCGGCATGTTGTTCCCGCAAGCCTTCCTCGGCCTAACTGGATGGATCAATCCCCTGTTGATGGTGATCATGTTCTGCATGGGGCTCACCTTAACCTTGCCGGACTTTGCACTAATTTTTAAGAATCCACTGCCCGTACTCGGTGGCGTTGTTGCTCAGTTTGTCATCATGCCCGCCATGGGTTGGCTTGTCGCTACGGTGCTGCACCTTGAACCAGCCTTGGCTGCAGGCTTAATTTTGGTTGGCTGCGCCCCGGGCGGAACGGCATCGAACGTCGTCTCCTATTTGGCTCGAGGTAACGTCGCCTTGTCGGTGGCCATGACCTCGGTTTCCACATTGATTGCACCGGTGCTCACTCCTCTATTGGCTCTGTGGTTGGCTGGCCAGTACATGCCAGTTGATGCAGGTTCCATGGCTGTTAGCGTGGTTCAGATTGTTTTGATCCCTGTGGTTCTGGGACTAGTGCTTCGCATGCTTCTCAACTCGCTGGTGCTCAAGGTGAACGCACTGCTTCCCTGGGTTTCGGTTCTGGCTATTACCTTCGTGGTGACGATTATTATCGCCGGCAGCGCACAAGCGATTTTGAGCGCCGGTCTTCTGGTCCTCGTCGCGGTGATTCTCCACAATGGACTGGGCCTATTGCTCGGGTATGGAGCTGGTGTGCTCTTACGTGTGCCAGACGATGCCCGACGAACCATGGCTATTGAAGTTGGAATGCAGAATTCTGGACTGGCTGGCGGTCTAGCAAAACAGTACTTCAGCCCTGAGGCAGCTTTGCCTGCAGCCGTATTCTCCGTGTGGCATAACTTGTCCGGTGCGATGGTTGCCGCTTATTGGCGTAGGAAAAAGGCTGAATGA
- a CDS encoding DMT family transporter gives MTLLLALVGIIGISASGPIIAAFPGVPVLSMAFWRNGAAAAVLSVPALRKNPRAYLSMTKREWIFTGIAGIALALHFVCFMYSMRLTSVAAGTALVCIQGVWIAVFQVVRGVQYRTPVFFGMAISLGGAILITGFDMGLSSEALLGDLLALAGGVLAAVYTLAGSVARQTMTTATYASSCYAITAVVLLILCLATGMPIWGFDATGWWGIILLTLCAQIFGHTAMNHLLNLLGPLTVSTLILLEIPGAALLAALFLGQVVSASTYIGLVVILVGLALVIRGQAQPKARE, from the coding sequence GTGACGTTATTGCTAGCTCTGGTCGGGATCATCGGCATCTCAGCTTCCGGCCCCATCATTGCTGCGTTTCCTGGAGTTCCAGTCTTATCAATGGCGTTCTGGCGCAACGGTGCCGCAGCTGCCGTATTGAGTGTTCCGGCACTTCGGAAAAACCCGAGAGCCTACCTCTCGATGACCAAACGCGAGTGGATTTTTACAGGCATCGCCGGCATTGCTTTGGCTCTGCATTTTGTTTGTTTCATGTACTCAATGCGACTGACTAGCGTTGCAGCCGGAACGGCTCTTGTATGTATCCAGGGCGTTTGGATTGCTGTGTTCCAGGTCGTTCGTGGCGTTCAATACCGAACTCCAGTTTTCTTTGGCATGGCCATCTCGCTTGGTGGAGCAATCCTCATTACCGGATTCGACATGGGATTGAGTTCAGAAGCGCTCCTCGGCGACCTGCTAGCACTGGCCGGCGGCGTGCTGGCAGCGGTGTACACGCTGGCTGGCTCAGTAGCTCGGCAGACGATGACCACGGCAACTTATGCCTCGAGCTGCTATGCAATTACCGCGGTCGTCTTGCTGATCCTCTGCCTTGCCACGGGCATGCCCATATGGGGATTCGACGCAACAGGTTGGTGGGGAATTATCCTACTGACCCTCTGCGCACAAATATTTGGTCATACCGCAATGAATCATTTACTGAATCTGCTGGGACCGCTGACGGTTTCCACGCTGATCCTCTTGGAAATCCCGGGAGCCGCATTACTTGCAGCATTGTTCTTGGGACAGGTAGTTTCAGCGTCTACTTACATTGGCCTTGTGGTGATACTCGTTGGGCTTGCCCTCGTGATACGAGGACAAGCCCAACCGAAAGCTCGTGAATAA
- a CDS encoding peptidylprolyl isomerase codes for MTANATHKATIHTTLGDIVVDLFGNHAPKTVKNFVGLSTGEQEWVHPESGDKKTNTPLYSGTIFHRIISDFMIQGGDPLGQGFGGPGYQFDDEIHPELNFNEPYKLAMANAGIRMGRGTNGSQFFITTVPTTWLQGKHTIFGEVVDADSRKVVDALNAVATDGRDKPLEDVVINSVDIETL; via the coding sequence ATGACCGCAAACGCAACTCATAAAGCCACGATTCACACTACTTTGGGCGATATCGTTGTCGATCTCTTCGGCAACCACGCACCTAAGACCGTAAAGAACTTCGTTGGCCTGTCGACCGGTGAGCAGGAGTGGGTACACCCAGAGTCCGGTGACAAGAAGACCAACACTCCGCTGTACAGCGGAACCATCTTCCACCGCATCATCTCTGACTTCATGATTCAGGGTGGCGACCCACTGGGCCAGGGCTTCGGCGGCCCAGGCTACCAGTTCGATGATGAGATCCACCCAGAACTGAACTTCAACGAGCCTTACAAGTTGGCTATGGCTAACGCGGGTATCCGCATGGGCCGTGGAACCAACGGTTCGCAGTTCTTCATCACCACCGTCCCAACCACCTGGTTGCAGGGCAAGCACACCATCTTCGGCGAAGTTGTCGATGCAGATTCCCGCAAGGTAGTCGACGCATTGAACGCTGTAGCCACCGATGGTCGCGATAAGCCACTGGAAGACGTCGTTATCAACTCGGTCGATATCGAGACCTTGTAA
- a CDS encoding rhomboid family intramembrane serine protease: MSAPVGVQCVECVAQANRSIPTQKTEFGGRLRAGAPLVTYVVIALNVFVYLLQWIIPGFTNSLVLAPAIAAYEPWRLITSAFAHSTSSFLHLAMNMYGIYIFGTLLEPKLGRLRFTWLYLLSAFGGSLGILLLSAPLSATLGASGALAGLFLATFVVFRSNKQALRQMGIILALNVVLGFVVSGISWQGHLGGAITGILAACCIVLIPRSNPQRAKTQLLLLTALSVLLVGALYFAMEAVKYTG; this comes from the coding sequence GTGTCAGCTCCGGTGGGAGTGCAGTGCGTTGAATGTGTTGCCCAGGCCAATAGAAGTATCCCAACGCAAAAGACCGAATTTGGTGGCAGGCTTCGCGCAGGAGCCCCGTTGGTGACCTATGTGGTCATCGCACTGAACGTATTCGTCTATCTTTTGCAGTGGATAATCCCTGGATTCACCAATTCACTGGTTCTGGCACCAGCCATTGCAGCTTATGAACCTTGGCGACTGATTACTAGCGCGTTTGCACACTCCACAAGTTCATTCCTGCACCTAGCCATGAACATGTACGGCATCTACATTTTTGGCACGCTACTCGAGCCAAAACTGGGCAGACTACGTTTCACGTGGTTGTACCTTCTGAGTGCTTTTGGTGGCTCACTGGGCATCTTATTGCTCAGCGCACCGTTGAGCGCTACTTTGGGCGCCTCCGGAGCTTTGGCAGGGCTCTTCCTTGCCACCTTTGTCGTCTTCCGCTCTAACAAGCAGGCGCTACGCCAAATGGGTATCATTCTGGCTTTGAACGTTGTCCTTGGCTTTGTTGTTTCGGGAATCTCTTGGCAGGGTCACTTAGGCGGCGCAATCACCGGAATTCTCGCTGCATGCTGCATCGTGCTGATTCCACGAAGTAATCCACAACGAGCCAAGACGCAGTTGCTTCTTCTTACTGCCCTGTCAGTTCTCCTCGTAGGTGCGTTGTACTTTGCCATGGAGGCAGTCAAGTACACCGGCTAG
- a CDS encoding LysE/ArgO family amino acid transporter yields the protein MTVAPLFLGFTTGLSLIVAIGAQNAFVLRQGIRREHVFVTALVCFLSDAVLIFAGVSGMGILVERVPWLLVAARLGGFLFLATYAVFAFRRAIKPDSLKFSGANQKTGVLAVILTTLALTWLNPHVYIDTMLLLGSVAVSQGAGAKWFALGAVVASFIWFFALAYAARFLAPLFAKPKAWQVLDLIIGLLMSFFAILLIWPVFTM from the coding sequence ATGACCGTTGCACCTTTATTTTTAGGCTTTACCACCGGACTTTCGCTGATCGTGGCGATCGGTGCTCAGAATGCCTTCGTTCTGCGCCAAGGAATCAGAAGAGAACACGTTTTCGTTACCGCTCTTGTTTGCTTTCTCTCCGATGCTGTCCTGATTTTCGCCGGTGTTAGCGGCATGGGTATTCTTGTTGAACGCGTTCCGTGGCTGCTGGTTGCTGCGAGACTCGGAGGTTTCCTATTTCTGGCGACCTACGCCGTGTTTGCTTTCCGTAGGGCGATCAAACCTGACTCACTCAAGTTCTCTGGGGCCAACCAGAAGACAGGCGTGCTGGCGGTTATCTTAACGACGCTTGCACTCACTTGGCTGAATCCACACGTTTATATAGACACTATGCTGTTGTTGGGCTCAGTTGCCGTTTCCCAGGGGGCAGGTGCGAAGTGGTTCGCTCTCGGCGCCGTCGTTGCGAGCTTTATTTGGTTTTTTGCGTTGGCCTACGCCGCCCGTTTCCTCGCCCCGCTCTTCGCTAAGCCAAAAGCGTGGCAGGTTCTCGATTTGATCATTGGTCTACTGATGTCGTTCTTTGCAATCTTGCTTATCTGGCCAGTTTTCACCATGTAA
- a CDS encoding ArgP/LysG family DNA-binding transcriptional regulator, whose product MNIDVEHLETLLAVVDAGSFDDASIDLGITPSAVSQRIKALENRLGAILVVRSRPVVPTEQGYKVLRYARQMSLLSTEFARELSADKPQSIALGVNSDSLSTWFGPVFEQLSEIENLSVEIIRTDENRGLELLRTGRVSAVVTATAEALQGCTSKKLGAMRYRAAASPRIISRYLQQWSPEELVRTPMVVFDREDPLQYDMLERLAGTGSRPTAAVHHIPDSLKYVSAIEAGMGWGMIPEIQLVQAKKLEILHEQWFADVPLYLQRWAVDSSILNKIDSILVTAARQSGLHLIA is encoded by the coding sequence GTGAACATCGATGTAGAACACCTCGAGACCCTCCTAGCTGTTGTTGATGCCGGGAGCTTTGATGATGCCTCGATAGATCTAGGAATCACGCCCTCGGCCGTAAGCCAGCGAATCAAAGCACTCGAAAACCGACTGGGCGCGATTCTAGTCGTCCGAAGCCGCCCGGTCGTCCCCACCGAACAGGGATATAAAGTACTGCGTTACGCCCGACAAATGTCGTTGCTCAGCACAGAATTTGCTCGTGAACTTTCAGCAGATAAACCACAGTCCATCGCGTTAGGGGTTAACTCCGACTCCCTTTCGACCTGGTTTGGGCCGGTCTTTGAACAGCTGTCAGAGATCGAGAACCTATCGGTCGAAATTATTCGCACCGACGAAAATAGGGGATTGGAACTGCTGCGCACCGGTCGAGTCAGTGCAGTTGTGACGGCAACAGCCGAAGCCTTGCAGGGATGTACCAGTAAGAAGCTCGGCGCTATGCGGTATCGGGCAGCTGCCTCACCGCGTATTATCAGCCGATACTTGCAGCAATGGAGTCCAGAGGAACTGGTACGGACTCCGATGGTGGTTTTTGATCGCGAAGATCCGCTTCAATATGACATGCTCGAGCGGCTGGCTGGCACCGGTAGTCGACCAACGGCCGCGGTTCATCACATCCCAGACTCTCTCAAATACGTCAGTGCCATAGAAGCTGGCATGGGCTGGGGGATGATTCCAGAAATACAGCTAGTGCAGGCCAAGAAGCTCGAAATTTTACACGAACAATGGTTTGCAGATGTTCCCTTGTACCTACAGCGTTGGGCTGTTGACTCCAGCATCCTCAATAAGATCGATAGCATATTGGTCACAGCAGCCCGTCAAAGCGGCCTTCATTTGATAGCCTGA
- a CDS encoding DMT family transporter — protein MHWTVLIISGVFEAVWAIALGASEGFSKVVPTIIFFAGLIVSMAGLAFAMKELPVGTAYAVWVGVGASLAVIYSMITGQEAFSVLKMALILGLIGCIIGLKAVSH, from the coding sequence ATGCATTGGACCGTACTGATTATTTCTGGTGTTTTTGAGGCTGTTTGGGCCATCGCACTTGGGGCAAGCGAAGGATTCTCGAAAGTTGTCCCCACCATCATCTTCTTTGCCGGCTTGATTGTCTCAATGGCGGGCTTGGCTTTCGCAATGAAAGAACTACCGGTGGGTACTGCCTACGCGGTTTGGGTAGGGGTAGGTGCCTCACTGGCGGTGATCTATTCCATGATCACCGGTCAGGAAGCATTCTCTGTTCTGAAGATGGCGTTAATCCTGGGGCTGATTGGCTGCATCATTGGACTTAAGGCCGTTAGCCACTAG
- a CDS encoding cell division protein CrgA: protein MPESKPRRKKSAQAQAERQSAHAIDKPMPGWYKPVMFGLMLLGLLWIIVYYLSQTLFPIPNIGGWNIVIGFGIAMVGFFMTTGWK from the coding sequence GTGCCGGAGTCAAAACCACGACGCAAGAAATCAGCGCAGGCCCAAGCCGAGCGACAAAGCGCTCACGCTATTGATAAGCCAATGCCGGGTTGGTACAAGCCGGTCATGTTTGGCCTCATGCTCCTGGGGCTACTGTGGATCATCGTCTACTACCTTTCCCAGACACTATTCCCCATCCCCAACATTGGTGGTTGGAATATTGTGATTGGTTTTGGCATCGCGATGGTCGGGTTCTTCATGACCACAGGCTGGAAATAG
- a CDS encoding class E sortase, whose amino-acid sequence MNRSATVQGRRIDRRPRSAGNIVVGFFGELFITLGIILMLYVAWELWWTNIDSAQAQKQATQSLVQELGDVVIPDESDDSAAEDDNKDYGPAPVTKIGPGETFGIMYFPRFGAHGSHHPVTNGVGDNVIDNLGIGHYPTTQQPGELGNFAVAAHRQTHGQVFWDIDKLQKGDKIYLQTSEGYYTYTWYATEIVDPSNGDVLLPTPHQWGVEPTKSILTMTTCHPKYTTQQRMIAYSELTDWRPLDAGPPKEIRDMVIDATS is encoded by the coding sequence GTGAATCGATCCGCCACAGTGCAAGGTCGCCGCATCGACCGTCGACCCCGGTCTGCGGGCAATATTGTCGTAGGATTTTTTGGCGAGCTGTTCATTACCCTGGGCATCATCTTGATGCTCTACGTAGCGTGGGAACTCTGGTGGACCAACATCGATTCCGCCCAAGCTCAAAAACAGGCAACCCAAAGCCTGGTGCAAGAATTGGGCGATGTAGTCATCCCGGATGAATCTGATGATTCGGCAGCTGAAGATGACAATAAGGATTATGGTCCAGCTCCAGTGACGAAAATTGGGCCGGGGGAGACCTTCGGAATTATGTACTTCCCGCGCTTTGGCGCTCACGGATCACACCACCCCGTAACTAACGGCGTTGGAGACAACGTCATCGATAATTTGGGTATCGGACATTACCCCACAACTCAGCAGCCTGGGGAACTAGGAAACTTTGCAGTCGCAGCTCACCGTCAGACCCACGGCCAAGTCTTCTGGGATATCGACAAGCTTCAAAAGGGCGACAAGATTTATCTGCAGACTTCCGAAGGCTATTACACCTACACCTGGTATGCCACGGAAATTGTTGATCCATCCAACGGAGACGTCCTCTTGCCAACCCCGCATCAGTGGGGAGTGGAGCCAACAAAGTCGATCTTGACGATGACCACCTGCCACCCTAAATACACAACTCAACAGCGAATGATCGCGTACTCCGAGTTGACGGATTGGCGGCCTCTCGATGCAGGCCCACCAAAGGAAATCCGTGACATGGTTATCGACGCAACGAGTTAG
- a CDS encoding anthranilate synthase component II, whose product MSSTKILVIDNYDSFVYTLVGYLQELGAETTVHRNDDLSVQEAIELAANYDGVLISPGPGDPAGAGVSIDLIKWCGQQYKPMLGVCLGHQALAEAYGGTVTHAEELMHGKTSLVSHDNHPVFRNVANPFTATRYHSLAAVRETIPEELEIIAQTAGGVIMALAHREAPLWGLQYHPESVLTEQGYQMLGNWLEFLGLKGAADKAATLSPLFSGE is encoded by the coding sequence GTGAGCAGCACCAAGATTTTAGTCATCGACAATTACGATAGCTTTGTCTACACCCTTGTAGGCTACCTACAGGAGCTTGGCGCCGAAACCACCGTTCACCGCAACGATGACTTAAGCGTTCAAGAAGCTATTGAGCTGGCTGCCAATTACGATGGCGTACTGATTTCTCCGGGCCCAGGTGATCCTGCCGGTGCCGGAGTCAGCATTGATCTGATCAAGTGGTGCGGTCAGCAATACAAACCAATGTTGGGTGTCTGCCTAGGCCATCAGGCATTGGCAGAGGCCTATGGGGGAACGGTAACCCACGCCGAAGAACTGATGCACGGCAAAACCTCGTTGGTTAGCCATGATAACCATCCAGTATTTAGAAACGTTGCCAATCCGTTCACGGCAACTCGTTACCATTCCTTGGCCGCGGTGCGAGAAACCATCCCAGAAGAGCTAGAAATCATTGCTCAGACCGCTGGGGGAGTCATCATGGCACTGGCCCACCGAGAAGCTCCACTCTGGGGCCTGCAGTACCACCCTGAGTCGGTACTGACCGAACAGGGATACCAGATGCTCGGCAACTGGTTGGAATTCTTAGGACTGAAGGGGGCAGCCGATAAGGCTGCCACCCTGAGCCCACTCTTTAGCGGCGAATAA
- the pknB gene encoding Stk1 family PASTA domain-containing Ser/Thr kinase, whose translation MSEVEALPPGLPRMINDRYEIESLIGRGGMADVYLALDHVLSRKVAVKVLRPDTATNPMVVNRFRREAKAVAALSHPNIVAVYDTGELPTTEQQHERLPFMVMEYVTGKTLKQVISQDTIDAEFAVRVARGVCDALDHSHANNVVHRDVKPANVMVTDAGHVKLMDFGIARALDNSATMTQTAAVVGTAQYFSPEQARGEQVDFRSDIYSAGCLFYELITGKPPFTGDSPVSVAYQHVGEIPPAPSEIAQNVDPIFDPVLAKVLSKERDDRFQSAGAFAAALEDALNGVEFHEDPAAPSTYTLPIYGNHDSTETGFAAQSAPLTSEHPVFAANDAPVETTRHRSNRGLIVLLSLIAVVAVALASFLVIRSIQADAEKRAPVAVPDVKNLSEDDASSLLRDATFNVRVEREFSEDVDENKASRTDPSSGTQVAKDSTVTLYISEGSEQRVIPEDLANQSEAAARDALRQAGLEVGNVTREDSATIPTDWVIGTSPELGSKVKAGSEVDLILSTGKVKVPDLTGMTLDEAEQVLKDQGLEKLSLSDSNNTEVTSNFAPGTIARQTPSASETMEQGGTITYDLAEAPPEPTPSDTPSESPSESESSGDSNSESPSETTSPSPTQSQSGKLPPPANPGEGN comes from the coding sequence ATGAGCGAAGTTGAAGCATTGCCACCTGGCTTGCCACGGATGATCAATGACCGATACGAGATTGAATCGCTCATTGGTCGTGGCGGTATGGCGGATGTCTACCTTGCGCTAGACCATGTGCTCTCGCGCAAGGTCGCAGTCAAAGTACTACGCCCGGACACGGCCACCAATCCCATGGTGGTCAACAGGTTCCGGCGCGAAGCCAAGGCCGTGGCCGCATTAAGCCACCCAAATATCGTCGCTGTTTACGATACGGGCGAGTTACCTACCACCGAGCAGCAGCACGAACGCCTGCCCTTCATGGTCATGGAGTACGTCACCGGGAAAACCCTGAAACAGGTCATTTCTCAGGACACCATCGATGCCGAATTTGCTGTGCGCGTCGCCCGTGGCGTGTGTGATGCGCTAGATCATTCACATGCGAATAATGTGGTGCACCGCGATGTAAAACCGGCCAACGTCATGGTGACCGATGCCGGTCATGTGAAGCTGATGGACTTCGGTATCGCGCGAGCCCTGGATAATTCGGCCACGATGACGCAGACGGCAGCGGTGGTGGGCACCGCTCAGTACTTCTCCCCTGAGCAAGCTCGGGGTGAGCAGGTAGATTTCCGTTCCGATATTTATTCGGCCGGGTGCCTGTTCTACGAGCTGATTACCGGTAAACCACCTTTCACCGGGGATTCCCCGGTGTCTGTGGCCTATCAGCATGTCGGCGAGATCCCGCCAGCTCCGAGCGAGATCGCGCAGAACGTGGACCCAATCTTTGATCCGGTCTTGGCCAAGGTGCTCTCCAAGGAACGTGATGACCGTTTCCAATCCGCTGGAGCCTTTGCTGCGGCCTTGGAGGATGCCCTGAACGGGGTTGAATTCCATGAGGATCCAGCCGCACCATCGACCTATACTTTGCCGATTTATGGGAACCACGATTCCACGGAAACTGGTTTTGCAGCTCAGTCGGCACCGCTCACCTCTGAGCATCCGGTCTTCGCGGCTAATGATGCACCGGTGGAAACGACGCGTCATCGCTCTAACCGTGGGCTGATTGTGCTGTTGTCGCTGATCGCTGTGGTTGCTGTAGCGTTGGCTAGCTTCTTAGTGATCCGTTCGATTCAGGCTGATGCGGAAAAGCGTGCACCGGTGGCCGTACCTGATGTGAAAAATCTGTCGGAAGACGATGCCAGTAGCCTGTTACGAGATGCGACCTTTAATGTGCGCGTTGAACGTGAATTTAGTGAAGATGTCGATGAGAATAAGGCTTCGCGCACCGATCCCTCCTCAGGTACTCAGGTAGCCAAGGATTCGACGGTGACCTTGTACATCTCCGAGGGTTCAGAGCAACGCGTGATCCCCGAAGATCTTGCCAACCAGTCCGAGGCAGCAGCTCGTGATGCCTTGCGACAAGCAGGACTCGAAGTGGGAAACGTAACGCGTGAAGATTCGGCGACCATTCCCACTGACTGGGTTATTGGCACCAGCCCAGAACTAGGCTCCAAGGTAAAAGCTGGTTCGGAAGTCGATCTGATTCTTTCGACGGGCAAGGTGAAAGTTCCTGACCTCACCGGGATGACTCTGGATGAAGCCGAACAAGTCCTTAAGGATCAGGGCTTGGAAAAACTCTCGCTCAGCGACAGTAATAATACCGAAGTGACCAGCAACTTTGCTCCGGGCACTATCGCGAGACAAACTCCTAGCGCATCGGAAACCATGGAGCAGGGCGGCACCATTACCTACGACCTAGCCGAGGCTCCACCGGAACCAACGCCATCCGACACCCCTTCTGAAAGTCCATCTGAAAGTGAATCCTCGGGCGATTCAAATAGTGAGTCGCCAAGTGAGACTACTTCGCCGTCGCCAACCCAGTCACAGAGCGGAAAATTGCCCCCACCGGCAAATCCCGGTGAGGGCAACTAG